One genomic segment of Deltaproteobacteria bacterium includes these proteins:
- a CDS encoding phosphoribosylaminoimidazolesuccinocarboxamide synthase yields MNIVTKTNIREFPLVSRGKVRDIYEIDAETLLIVTTDRMSAFDVIMNEPIPYKGVVLNQITLYWMNACTDLVANHLLATDVRDFPAALAPHRDDLDGRAVIARKAKPLPIECIVRGYITGSGFKDYKATGSVCGYKLPMGLVDSDKLEAPLFTPSTKAELGAHDENITLADAKARIGEGLVKKIQDLSLAIYSRGRDLASARGIIIADTKFEFGLHGKELLLIDEVMTPDSSRFWPADRYAPGKSQPSFDKQYLRDWLTATGWTKTPPPPTLPAEVIAETQKKYLEAYELLTGTPLQLP; encoded by the coding sequence ATGAACATTGTCACCAAAACCAACATCCGGGAATTTCCCCTTGTTTCACGCGGGAAAGTCCGGGATATTTACGAAATCGACGCCGAAACCCTGCTCATCGTGACCACGGACCGCATGTCGGCGTTTGACGTGATCATGAACGAGCCCATCCCCTACAAGGGCGTGGTCCTGAACCAGATCACCCTCTACTGGATGAACGCCTGCACGGATCTCGTGGCCAACCACCTCTTGGCCACGGATGTCCGGGATTTTCCGGCGGCCCTGGCCCCGCACCGGGACGATCTGGACGGTCGCGCCGTTATCGCGCGCAAAGCCAAGCCCCTGCCCATCGAATGTATTGTTCGCGGCTATATCACCGGGTCTGGCTTCAAGGACTACAAGGCCACGGGGTCGGTCTGTGGGTACAAGCTGCCCATGGGCCTGGTGGACTCGGACAAGCTGGAAGCGCCACTCTTCACCCCCTCGACCAAGGCCGAGCTGGGTGCCCACGACGAGAACATCACCCTCGCCGACGCCAAGGCCCGCATTGGAGAGGGCTTGGTCAAGAAAATCCAGGATCTTTCCCTGGCCATTTATTCCCGTGGTCGGGATCTGGCCTCTGCCCGGGGCATCATCATCGCCGACACCAAATTCGAATTCGGGTTGCACGGCAAGGAGCTTTTGCTCATCGACGAAGTCATGACTCCCGACTCCTCCCGGTTCTGGCCCGCGGATCGGTACGCGCCCGGAAAATCCCAGCCCAGTTTCGACAAACAGTATCTTCGGGACTGGCTGACCGCCACCGGTTGGACCAAAACCCCGCCGCCACCAACGCTACCGGCCGAGGTCATCGCGGAAACCCAAAAAAAATACCTGGAAGCATACGAACTGCTGACCGGGACCCCTCTGCAACTGCCCTAG
- the trxC gene encoding thioredoxin TrxC, with the protein MEKIHVVCPRCQTVNAVLLDKIGRNPICAKCQTPLLPPAPVDLSDATFERYVARSTLPVLVDFWAPWCGPCRMMAPTFAQAAQALRGRVILAKVDTEANPKISGRFNIQSVPSLVLFRDGRDLARTAGAMSEAQITAWLRQHLPRI; encoded by the coding sequence ATGGAAAAAATTCACGTCGTTTGCCCTCGCTGTCAAACAGTCAACGCCGTGCTTTTGGATAAAATCGGTCGGAATCCAATCTGCGCCAAATGCCAGACGCCGCTTCTGCCCCCGGCTCCCGTGGATTTAAGCGACGCCACCTTCGAGCGCTATGTCGCCCGCTCAACCCTGCCCGTCCTGGTCGATTTTTGGGCTCCATGGTGCGGCCCCTGCCGCATGATGGCACCGACATTCGCCCAGGCCGCCCAAGCCCTCCGTGGTCGGGTGATTTTGGCCAAAGTGGATACCGAGGCCAATCCCAAAATTTCTGGTCGATTCAACATCCAATCCGTGCCCAGCCTGGTCCTTTTTCGTGACGGAAGGGATCTCGCCCGCACGGCCGGAGCCATGTCCGAAGCCCAAATCACAGCCTGGCTGCGACAGCATTTGCCTCGAATCTGA
- the hisD gene encoding histidinol dehydrogenase gives MPIRTISYISQADWPEINSWLSRRDASEHNVEPIVRDILTAVRERGDAAVAEYTRRFDCPTLTEDTLVVPPDQIKAALDLIPAEDAAIIREASDNIRAFHEKQKQQSWITMPTPGTTLGQMVLPVERAGLYVPGGQGGETPLISSLLMNAIPALVAGVGTLCVVSPPRSDGTLNPYILATAAILGIDQICACGSAWAIAALAYGTKRIPRVDVIAGPGNIFVTTAKRLLVGQVGIDMIAGPSEIAILADSTANPKWLAADMLSQAEHDPLASSLLVSPDANLLAAVKTELGTQLPALPRADIAGASLSNWSALIQTPDVTTGLDLINLLAPEHFELSVANPWDMVGMVRNAGAVFMGHCAPEPIGDYFAGPNHVLPTLSTARFSSALSVETFCKKTSLICTNQAYIQNHGRKVARLARLEGLEAHARSVEHRL, from the coding sequence ATGCCTATTCGCACCATATCCTATATTTCCCAGGCGGACTGGCCTGAAATCAATTCCTGGCTGTCCCGCCGTGACGCCTCGGAACACAATGTCGAGCCCATTGTCCGCGACATCCTGACCGCTGTCCGCGAACGGGGCGACGCGGCCGTGGCCGAATACACGCGCCGCTTTGACTGTCCGACCCTGACCGAGGACACCCTGGTTGTCCCGCCCGACCAGATCAAGGCCGCCCTTGATCTCATTCCCGCCGAAGACGCGGCCATCATCCGCGAGGCGTCGGACAACATCCGCGCCTTCCACGAAAAACAAAAGCAGCAGTCGTGGATCACCATGCCCACGCCGGGCACGACCCTGGGTCAAATGGTACTACCAGTGGAACGCGCCGGTCTTTATGTGCCTGGCGGGCAGGGCGGAGAAACCCCGCTTATTTCCAGCCTGCTCATGAACGCCATTCCCGCCTTGGTGGCGGGAGTGGGCACCCTTTGCGTGGTCAGTCCACCACGCTCCGACGGCACGCTGAACCCATATATCCTGGCCACGGCGGCCATTTTAGGAATCGATCAGATTTGTGCTTGCGGTTCGGCCTGGGCCATCGCGGCCTTGGCGTACGGAACGAAGCGTATACCCAGAGTCGATGTCATCGCGGGGCCGGGAAACATTTTCGTGACCACGGCCAAGCGCCTGCTGGTGGGCCAGGTGGGAATCGACATGATCGCGGGCCCAAGCGAAATCGCCATCTTGGCCGACTCCACGGCCAATCCGAAATGGCTGGCTGCGGACATGCTCTCCCAGGCCGAACACGATCCCCTGGCCTCCAGCCTGCTGGTCTCTCCCGATGCGAACCTGTTGGCGGCCGTCAAGACGGAGCTGGGCACGCAGCTTCCTGCCCTGCCCCGTGCGGATATCGCTGGCGCGTCCCTGAGCAACTGGAGCGCCTTGATCCAGACTCCCGACGTGACAACCGGCCTGGACCTGATCAATCTTCTCGCCCCGGAGCATTTTGAGCTGAGCGTGGCCAACCCTTGGGACATGGTCGGCATGGTCCGCAACGCCGGGGCCGTGTTCATGGGGCACTGTGCTCCAGAACCCATCGGCGACTACTTCGCCGGGCCCAATCACGTGCTGCCGACCCTGTCCACGGCCCGTTTCTCCTCGGCCCTGTCCGTGGAGACATTTTGCAAAAAGACCAGCCTGATCTGCACCAACCAGGCCTATATCCAGAACCATGGACGCAAGGTGGCCCGCCTGGCTCGCCTGGAAGGCCTGGAGGCCCACGCCCGCAGCGTGGAACATCGACTCTAA
- a CDS encoding enoyl-ACP reductase has product MLVQGKKALIFGVANDKSIAYAIAKELKNNGASIALSYAGEALQKRVEPIHAELGGDFLFQCDVTNDQALADSAALVRDKWGSFDILVHSVAFANRDDLKGRYVDTSRDGFHLAMDISAYSLVALCQAYEKLINDNGSIMAMTYYGAEKVITNYNIMGVAKAALEASVRYLAMDMGERGIRVNAISAGPLKTLASSGISGFKTILGTIEERAPLRRNIVQEDVGKTGLFLASDLSQAITGEVIHVDSGYNIMGI; this is encoded by the coding sequence ATGCTGGTTCAAGGGAAGAAGGCCCTTATTTTCGGCGTGGCCAATGACAAGAGCATCGCCTACGCCATTGCCAAGGAACTCAAAAACAATGGCGCGTCCATCGCGCTGTCCTATGCCGGGGAAGCGCTCCAAAAGCGAGTGGAACCCATCCACGCGGAATTGGGAGGGGATTTTCTTTTTCAATGCGACGTGACCAACGATCAGGCCCTGGCCGATTCCGCAGCCCTGGTGCGCGACAAGTGGGGCTCATTCGACATTCTTGTCCATTCGGTGGCCTTCGCCAACCGCGACGACCTCAAGGGTCGCTACGTGGACACTTCTCGGGACGGTTTCCACCTGGCCATGGACATTTCCGCCTATTCCCTGGTGGCGCTATGCCAAGCCTATGAAAAATTGATAAATGACAATGGCTCGATCATGGCCATGACCTACTATGGCGCCGAAAAAGTCATCACCAACTACAACATCATGGGCGTGGCCAAGGCCGCCCTGGAAGCCAGCGTGCGCTACCTTGCCATGGACATGGGCGAACGGGGCATACGGGTCAACGCCATCAGCGCCGGCCCCTTGAAAACCCTGGCCTCGTCCGGCATTTCCGGTTTCAAGACTATTTTGGGGACCATCGAGGAACGCGCCCCTCTGCGCCGCAACATCGTGCAGGAAGACGTCGGCAAGACCGGGCTCTTTCTGGCCTCGGATTTATCCCAAGCCATCACCGGCGAGGTCATCCACGTCGACTCCGGCTACAACATCATGGGTATCTAG